A stretch of the Archangium violaceum genome encodes the following:
- a CDS encoding CotH kinase family protein → MRNWHWLLRVSLAGLLACGPASLPSSPGATDNSRIDLQPHPPDTDDISQVDEGDVPPVDTGTREDPGPGAYPPVQTRVPVLELWISPEHLAWLDAHPTSDESVPAVVVLDGQRAPCQVRYRGASTRELPQKSFDVDLDKGYELEDRDHFELLASWYDSGKLSEKFAVDLYTALGLPVPRARYVRVSLNGRHNGLYLDMEHVGKDYLKHHGLERDASIYRCGHRNCELTLQTGPHQTGFEKKTQKDTGHADLDAFLAWVNRSDDAEFEAKLERFVDVEAYLGNLAADMLISNNIIEDARGYWIHEPVKDRWQYTPWDLNNARMFHWRTWMPEDPPITTRWPQSFSLYDPWVQRIYETRVAQRPAHRPTWNVLNTRIWDRPALRARLLAKLEAALAGPFSEARAQAHLDALQAVAGPQMAEDPYASPEHVARARDFLGTYVRERRAFLLKTLPALHAHGSGPLVIHEVSAGSSGYVELYNRGTVALSLEGHELTNDLRATSRAPLPALTLQPGQRLRLIADGNTSAGPTHLPFTLSREGGEVGLFDGKRLSDSGGPRVYAPEDAVFYGPLPRGTVYGRKTPRSEDFERRPLAR, encoded by the coding sequence ATGAGGAACTGGCATTGGCTGCTGAGGGTGAGCCTGGCGGGACTGCTGGCCTGTGGGCCCGCGTCCCTTCCCTCCTCTCCCGGGGCCACGGACAACAGCCGCATCGATCTCCAGCCCCATCCACCCGACACGGACGACATCTCCCAGGTCGATGAGGGTGACGTCCCTCCGGTGGACACGGGGACACGTGAGGACCCGGGCCCCGGCGCATATCCGCCCGTCCAGACGCGCGTTCCGGTCCTCGAGCTGTGGATCTCCCCGGAGCATCTGGCGTGGCTGGACGCCCACCCGACATCGGATGAGTCGGTGCCGGCCGTGGTGGTGCTCGACGGCCAGAGAGCCCCCTGCCAGGTGCGCTATCGCGGCGCCAGCACCCGCGAGCTGCCCCAGAAGAGCTTCGACGTCGACCTGGACAAGGGCTACGAGCTGGAGGACCGGGATCACTTCGAGCTGCTCGCCAGCTGGTACGACAGCGGCAAGCTCTCCGAGAAGTTCGCGGTGGACCTCTACACCGCCCTGGGACTGCCCGTGCCGAGAGCGCGCTACGTCCGGGTGAGCCTCAATGGACGGCACAACGGGCTCTACCTGGACATGGAGCACGTGGGGAAGGACTACCTGAAGCACCACGGTCTGGAGCGTGACGCCTCCATCTACCGCTGTGGCCACCGCAACTGCGAGCTGACGCTCCAGACGGGCCCCCATCAGACCGGCTTCGAGAAGAAGACCCAGAAGGACACGGGCCACGCCGACCTGGATGCCTTCCTGGCGTGGGTGAATCGCAGCGACGACGCCGAGTTCGAGGCGAAGCTGGAGCGGTTCGTCGACGTGGAGGCCTATCTGGGCAACCTCGCCGCGGACATGCTCATCTCCAACAACATCATCGAGGACGCACGCGGCTATTGGATCCACGAGCCGGTGAAGGATCGGTGGCAATACACGCCGTGGGACCTCAACAACGCGCGGATGTTCCACTGGCGGACGTGGATGCCCGAGGACCCGCCCATCACCACGCGCTGGCCCCAGTCCTTCAGCCTGTATGATCCCTGGGTCCAGCGCATCTACGAGACCCGCGTGGCCCAGCGCCCCGCCCATCGGCCCACCTGGAACGTGCTCAACACCCGTATCTGGGATCGGCCGGCCCTGCGCGCCCGGTTGCTGGCGAAGCTCGAGGCCGCGCTCGCGGGCCCTTTCTCGGAGGCCCGGGCCCAGGCGCACCTCGACGCGCTCCAGGCCGTGGCGGGACCCCAGATGGCCGAGGATCCGTATGCCTCGCCCGAGCACGTGGCCCGGGCGCGCGACTTCCTCGGGACGTACGTGCGTGAACGTCGCGCCTTCCTGCTGAAGACGCTGCCGGCCCTCCATGCGCACGGGAGTGGCCCGCTCGTCATTCACGAGGTATCCGCCGGGAGCTCGGGCTACGTGGAGCTGTACAACCGCGGCACCGTCGCCCTGTCGCTGGAGGGCCATGAGCTGACGAATGATCTGCGCGCCACCTCGCGGGCCCCGCTCCCGGCCCTGACGCTGCAACCGGGCCAGCGCCTGCGTTTGATAGCGGACGGAAACACGAGCGCGGGCCCCACGCACCTGCCCTTCACCCTGTCCCGCGAGGGCGGCGAGGTGGGCCTCTTCGACGGCAAGCGCCTGTCGGACAGCGGCGGGCCGCGCGTGTATGCCCCCGAGGACGCCGTCTTCTACGGACCGCTCCCTCGAGGCACGGTGTACGGACGCAAGACGCCGCGAAGCGAGGACTTCGAGCGCCGTCCCCTCGCGCGCTGA
- the ilvA gene encoding threonine ammonia-lyase: protein MVTLQQIEDAQQRIGDAVYRSACARSEQFKEVTDCAALYCKLENLQRTGAFKERGALNKLLTLTPDEKARGVIAASAGNHAQGLAYHAGRRGVNSTIVMPERTPLIKAARTRGYGSKVVLHGSNFDEAYAEALRIQDRENRVFIHPFNDPLVIAGQGTIGLELLEQCPYMDMVVVPIGGGGLISGVACAIKETNPRIKIIGVQAAAIASMKASVDAGKLVELPAGTTIADGIAVKRPGDYTFEMIRRYVDDIVTVDDEEIANAILLLLEREKTVVEGAGAVGMAAMLNGKIPSARGRKVVALISGGNIDVNLVSRIIERGLVKDGRLVRLVVRMPDRPGMLARLTAEIAQQGANVVEIYHNRAFSKAGLGEVAVEVTLETRGRGHIEELMGSLGQNGWQVAEET, encoded by the coding sequence ATGGTCACGCTCCAGCAAATCGAAGACGCCCAGCAGCGCATCGGTGACGCCGTCTACCGCTCGGCCTGCGCCAGGTCGGAGCAGTTCAAGGAGGTGACGGACTGCGCGGCGCTGTACTGCAAGCTGGAGAACCTGCAGCGCACGGGCGCCTTCAAGGAGCGCGGTGCGCTCAACAAGCTGCTCACCCTCACGCCGGACGAGAAGGCCCGGGGTGTCATCGCCGCCTCGGCCGGCAACCACGCGCAGGGGCTCGCCTACCACGCGGGCCGGCGCGGCGTGAACTCCACCATCGTCATGCCGGAGCGCACGCCGCTCATCAAGGCGGCACGCACGCGCGGCTACGGCTCGAAGGTGGTGCTGCACGGCAGCAACTTCGACGAGGCCTACGCCGAGGCCCTGCGCATCCAGGACCGGGAGAACCGCGTCTTCATCCACCCGTTCAATGATCCGCTCGTCATCGCGGGCCAGGGCACCATCGGGTTGGAGTTGCTCGAGCAGTGTCCGTACATGGACATGGTGGTGGTGCCCATTGGCGGCGGCGGGCTCATCTCCGGCGTGGCGTGCGCGATCAAGGAGACCAACCCGCGCATCAAGATCATCGGCGTGCAGGCCGCGGCCATCGCGAGCATGAAGGCGTCGGTGGACGCGGGGAAGCTGGTGGAGCTGCCCGCGGGGACCACCATCGCGGACGGCATCGCGGTGAAGCGCCCTGGCGATTACACCTTCGAGATGATCCGCCGCTACGTGGACGACATCGTCACCGTGGACGACGAGGAGATCGCCAACGCCATCCTCCTGCTGCTGGAGCGGGAGAAGACGGTGGTGGAGGGCGCGGGCGCGGTGGGCATGGCGGCGATGCTCAACGGGAAGATTCCCTCGGCGCGCGGGCGCAAGGTGGTGGCGCTCATCTCCGGCGGCAACATCGACGTGAACCTCGTCAGCCGCATCATCGAGCGGGGCCTGGTGAAGGACGGGCGACTGGTGCGGCTGGTGGTGCGCATGCCGGATCGGCCAGGAATGCTCGCGCGGCTCACGGCGGAGATCGCCCAGCAGGGCGCCAATGTGGTGGAGATCTATCACAACCGAGCCTTCTCGAAGGCGGGCCTGGGCGAGGTGGCGGTGGAGGTGACGCTGGAGACGCGCGGCCGCGGCCACATCGAGGAGCTGATGGGCAGCCTGGGACAGAACGGCTGGCAGGTCGCGGAAGAGACGTGA
- a CDS encoding Glu/Leu/Phe/Val family dehydrogenase produces MHAVEGIHHYFRKAARIMDVGERIETLLATPLREVKVQVSIELDSGEIRTFHGYRIQHDNSRGPMKGGLRYHPTITQDECVALASLMTWKTAVVNLPYGGAKGGIAVDPTQLSLKEIERLTRKYVDQIQDVIGPTRDIAAPDINTNPQVMAWIMDQYSRYHGHSPAVVTGKPPELYGSKGRDSATGRGLLYITREILRDVGLPMKGTRFAIQGFGNVGSHTAQLLWQDGGVVVAVSDVYGGVYNPQGLDIPGLFEHVKRTGTVTGFGGGQACSNEDVLASDCDVLIPAALGHALNRNNANAVRARLIIEGANGPTDPEADELLEKRGVLVVPDILANAGGVTVSYYEWVQNLQHLTWEEDRVNAELEKTMKEAYDRVAQVARSRKVTLRTAAFILAIGRVGKATVLRGI; encoded by the coding sequence ATGCACGCCGTCGAAGGGATCCACCACTACTTCCGCAAGGCCGCGCGCATCATGGACGTGGGCGAGCGCATCGAGACGCTGCTCGCCACGCCCCTTCGTGAGGTCAAGGTCCAGGTCTCCATCGAGCTCGACAGCGGGGAGATCCGCACCTTCCACGGCTACCGCATCCAGCACGACAACAGCCGCGGTCCCATGAAGGGCGGCCTGCGCTACCACCCCACCATCACCCAGGACGAGTGCGTGGCGCTCGCCTCGTTGATGACGTGGAAGACCGCCGTGGTGAACCTCCCCTACGGCGGCGCCAAGGGCGGTATCGCGGTGGATCCCACCCAGCTCTCCCTGAAGGAGATCGAGCGCCTCACCCGCAAGTACGTGGATCAGATCCAGGACGTCATCGGTCCCACCCGCGACATCGCCGCGCCCGACATCAACACCAACCCCCAGGTGATGGCGTGGATCATGGACCAGTACTCGCGCTACCACGGGCACTCGCCGGCAGTCGTCACCGGCAAGCCCCCGGAGCTCTACGGCTCCAAGGGCCGTGACTCGGCCACCGGGCGTGGGCTGCTCTACATCACCCGGGAGATCCTCCGGGACGTGGGCCTGCCCATGAAGGGCACGCGCTTCGCCATCCAGGGCTTCGGCAACGTGGGCAGCCACACCGCGCAGCTGCTGTGGCAGGACGGCGGCGTGGTGGTGGCCGTGTCGGACGTGTACGGCGGCGTGTACAACCCGCAGGGCCTGGACATCCCCGGCCTCTTCGAGCACGTGAAGCGCACCGGCACCGTCACCGGCTTCGGCGGCGGCCAGGCCTGCTCCAACGAGGACGTGCTCGCCTCCGACTGCGACGTGCTCATCCCCGCCGCGCTCGGTCATGCTTTGAACCGCAACAACGCCAACGCGGTGCGCGCCCGGCTCATCATCGAGGGAGCCAACGGCCCCACGGACCCGGAGGCGGACGAGCTCCTCGAGAAGCGCGGCGTGCTGGTGGTGCCGGACATCCTCGCCAACGCGGGAGGCGTGACGGTCAGCTACTACGAGTGGGTGCAGAATCTCCAACACCTCACCTGGGAGGAGGACCGGGTGAACGCGGAGTTGGAGAAGACGATGAAGGAGGCCTACGACCGGGTGGCCCAGGTGGCGCGCTCGCGCAAGGTGACGTTGCGCACCGCGGCATTCATCCTGGCCATCGGGCGTGTGGGCAAGGCCACGGTGCTGCGCGGCATCTGA
- a CDS encoding helix-turn-helix domain-containing protein: MRSSSPSAQDASGHLQGLARRIRALRERRGLKQEDFAERCGISVSFTSLLERGERSPSYETLVQVAAALGVSLAELFRVDEDEVAGAHRLVDFAREHRLTRAEVDRLLAVAEAMFGSGRTSGEVPAEEAPRCKEPGCERPVLARELCVAHYHRARRAKAGRPPD; this comes from the coding sequence ATGCGCTCCAGTTCCCCGTCAGCCCAGGATGCGAGCGGGCACCTGCAGGGGCTCGCCCGACGCATCCGCGCCCTGCGTGAGCGGCGGGGTCTGAAGCAGGAGGACTTCGCCGAGCGGTGTGGAATTTCCGTGAGCTTCACATCCCTGCTGGAGCGGGGGGAGCGCAGCCCCAGCTACGAGACGCTGGTGCAGGTGGCGGCGGCCCTGGGGGTGTCCCTGGCGGAGCTCTTCCGGGTGGACGAGGACGAGGTGGCGGGGGCACACCGGCTGGTGGACTTCGCGCGGGAGCATCGGCTGACGCGGGCGGAGGTGGACCGGCTGCTGGCGGTGGCGGAGGCCATGTTCGGATCCGGACGCACATCCGGAGAGGTGCCGGCCGAGGAGGCTCCCCGCTGCAAGGAGCCGGGCTGCGAGCGGCCGGTGCTGGCGAGGGAGCTGTGCGTGGCGCACTACCACCGGGCCCGGAGGGCGAAGGCGGGACGGCCCCCGGATTGA
- a CDS encoding serine/threonine-protein kinase encodes MSYDRSAPPPDDDATVVTLPGRPEAGGTPSPAPSAELFAGRYRLEALVGRGGMGRVYRARDVLVGDVVALKTLDLEKDPGTNALERFRREVRLARRISHPHVARMHDLGEHEGQHFLTMEYVDGVDLRSLIAREGPLAPGRSARIALAVCEGLAAAHAAGVVHRDLKPANVLVEKGGRVVLTDFGIARALVDESARSTQGTAGTPMYMAPEQLSNGEVDARADLYAVGLMLYEMLTAAPPFSGNSPMAVALARLNQPPPDPRARMAVPDALAELVLHCLARAPEDRPASAAHFARSLHTWLEGLGELTPTLVSLPALPTPPLPLPPPRELSTLSLLLTETREPGVAILPLRFQGPQERAFLADALTDALIDVLSRTRGLRVPCSAATLRFRNEREPRTVGRELGVGFLVDGTVQSAGSTVRVSVRLVETAHGTQLWSGRFEDSSADAFEQQDRLGPRIAEALRVELWVASERDTASPEALALFRQGFVQGYTSGSSPDVAIGWLERSIALAPDFLPAQALHALLCMRAWIVGGSSTQRDWGDVARASVERLEQRAPQLAETYLARGMLASQEGDWREAVLSARASLEAAHTFPVAMLFLGSLQCEAGRADEGLVLLRRAFDLDSRMGLCLFELARCSALHGRMEDYHQASERLAAFTTYRIPSLMLRLRVAAWRGDLEGVRRCKRALEDEAPGAAFTGVRYAAAVLGEVDPIASLAPLDAMLSHRLSPRFASLMRQLATEQLCLTGHPRKALDYFLGAAHSALIDLEWTDHCPALEPLRALPGFAEGRREVRTRVEVIWDG; translated from the coding sequence GTGTCCTACGACCGTTCCGCTCCGCCTCCCGATGACGACGCCACCGTGGTGACGCTCCCCGGACGGCCGGAGGCGGGCGGTACCCCGAGCCCGGCGCCTTCCGCGGAGCTCTTCGCCGGGCGCTACCGCCTCGAGGCGCTCGTGGGACGCGGAGGCATGGGCCGCGTGTACCGGGCGCGCGACGTGCTCGTCGGCGACGTGGTGGCCCTCAAGACGTTGGACCTGGAGAAGGACCCCGGCACGAACGCGCTCGAGCGCTTCCGCCGCGAGGTCCGCCTGGCGCGCCGCATCTCCCATCCCCACGTCGCGCGCATGCACGACCTGGGAGAGCACGAGGGCCAACACTTCCTCACCATGGAGTACGTGGACGGTGTGGATCTGCGCTCGCTCATCGCCCGCGAGGGGCCGCTGGCGCCCGGGCGCTCCGCCCGCATCGCCCTGGCGGTGTGCGAGGGCCTGGCCGCCGCCCATGCCGCCGGCGTGGTGCACCGGGACCTCAAGCCGGCCAACGTCCTCGTCGAGAAGGGCGGGCGCGTCGTCCTCACCGACTTCGGCATCGCCCGCGCCCTGGTGGATGAGTCCGCCCGGAGCACCCAGGGCACCGCCGGTACGCCCATGTACATGGCGCCGGAGCAACTCTCCAACGGCGAGGTGGACGCACGCGCGGACCTCTACGCCGTGGGCCTGATGCTCTACGAGATGCTCACCGCGGCGCCGCCCTTCTCCGGCAACTCTCCCATGGCGGTGGCCCTGGCCCGCCTGAACCAGCCTCCGCCGGATCCACGGGCCAGGATGGCCGTGCCGGACGCGCTCGCCGAGCTGGTGCTGCACTGCCTCGCCCGCGCACCCGAGGATCGTCCCGCGAGCGCCGCGCACTTCGCCCGCTCGCTGCACACGTGGCTGGAAGGGCTCGGCGAGCTCACCCCCACGCTCGTGTCGCTGCCAGCGCTGCCCACGCCTCCGCTTCCGCTTCCGCCCCCACGCGAGCTGTCCACCCTCTCGCTGCTCCTCACCGAGACCCGCGAGCCGGGGGTGGCCATCCTCCCGCTGCGCTTCCAGGGGCCCCAGGAGCGCGCGTTCCTCGCAGACGCGCTCACCGACGCGCTCATCGACGTGCTGTCACGCACCCGGGGCCTGCGCGTGCCCTGCAGCGCGGCCACCCTGCGCTTCCGCAACGAGCGCGAGCCCCGTACCGTGGGCCGCGAGCTGGGCGTGGGCTTCCTCGTCGACGGCACGGTGCAGAGCGCGGGCTCCACGGTCCGCGTCTCCGTCCGCCTGGTGGAGACGGCCCACGGTACCCAGCTGTGGAGCGGCCGGTTCGAGGACTCCTCCGCGGATGCCTTCGAGCAGCAGGATCGGCTGGGCCCACGCATCGCCGAGGCGCTGCGCGTCGAGCTGTGGGTCGCCTCCGAGCGCGACACCGCCTCACCGGAGGCGCTCGCGCTGTTCCGCCAGGGCTTCGTCCAGGGCTACACCTCGGGCTCCTCTCCGGACGTGGCGATCGGCTGGCTGGAGCGCTCCATCGCGCTCGCGCCGGACTTCCTGCCCGCCCAGGCGCTCCATGCCCTCCTGTGCATGCGGGCGTGGATCGTGGGCGGCTCGAGCACCCAGCGCGACTGGGGAGACGTGGCCCGCGCCAGCGTCGAGCGTCTCGAGCAGCGGGCTCCCCAGCTCGCCGAGACGTACCTGGCCCGGGGCATGCTCGCCTCACAGGAGGGAGACTGGCGCGAGGCCGTGCTCTCCGCCCGCGCCTCGCTCGAGGCCGCGCACACCTTCCCGGTGGCCATGTTGTTCCTCGGCAGCCTCCAGTGCGAGGCCGGGCGTGCCGACGAGGGGCTCGTGCTCCTGCGCCGGGCCTTCGACCTCGACTCACGCATGGGCCTGTGCCTGTTCGAGCTCGCCCGCTGCAGCGCCCTGCACGGACGGATGGAGGATTACCACCAGGCCAGCGAGCGGCTCGCCGCGTTCACCACCTACCGCATCCCGAGCCTGATGCTCCGCCTGCGCGTCGCCGCCTGGAGGGGAGATCTGGAGGGCGTCCGGCGGTGCAAGCGCGCCCTGGAGGACGAAGCACCCGGCGCGGCGTTCACCGGCGTGCGCTACGCAGCCGCCGTGCTCGGCGAGGTGGATCCGATCGCCTCGCTCGCCCCGCTGGACGCCATGCTGAGCCACCGGCTCAGCCCGCGGTTCGCCTCGCTGATGCGCCAGCTCGCCACCGAGCAGCTCTGCCTCACCGGACACCCCCGGAAGGCGCTGGACTACTTCCTGGGTGCGGCCCACTCGGCGCTGATCGACCTGGAGTGGACCGACCACTGCCCCGCGCTCGAGCCGCTGCGCGCCCTGCCCGGCTTCGCCGAGGGCCGCCGCGAGGTGCGCACCCGGGTGGAAGTCATCTGGGACGGGTAG
- a CDS encoding DEAD/DEAH box helicase has product MSDIQPPEQPETTAEAPSRPAEYVADVSFDDLNLSEPLRRGVAERGYTHPTPVQAKAFRPVMEGRDLIVRSKTGTGKTAAFGLPLLEKIPAEEKGVRALILCPTRELALQVSEELSALGKHKGVKVAAIYGGASMKQQEDALEEGTQIIVGTPGRVFDHINRGNLKLESCSHAVLDEADEMLNQGFYEEVTRILDRLPKDRQVLLFSATVPTDIQNLIARYTTNAETLLLSGDVFTVEHIHHIRYDVSDAFPKPRNLIYVLEAEEPQNAIIFCNTRDDTALVTAVLNRNGFDAELLNGDLPQKERERVMAKVKRGEVAFMVATDIAARGIDISGLEYVINYSLPEDPAVYLHRVGRTGRIGNKGTAINLFSGRELATYTTLEKKFGIKFEKREMPAPEEAMRLWAERHVREIREAASGAIFEGFLPLTSQLKGRADADDLIAFLLKYFFSHLRMEKAKAAEENERPEREAQAKPEGRRRDKERERPRDRERDRERPPRREERREARGESESRERGERGDRRRRERGERGDRGPSPMEAAPGEVKLWVNLGTEDGLGPGSIVTALEEAGAPANKVIRAELKPGFAYVFIAQDDLAAFEALNGKPYKDKSLKVEKSRPRGERDPNRPPPSPDAGPGEVKLKFNVGMDDGLDEAKFIAALEAAGAPAGKVNKAVLRPRYGYAYVPEAEAAAFEALDGKQHGEKALKVERHRPRGTRERPPRPPRPERVETPEEPGQARLWVGLGRSDVADEAALTSALETLGAPAGKVQRVELKPTYAYVFVADEDVAAFEALNGKQHGEKALKLERARRGR; this is encoded by the coding sequence ATGAGCGACATCCAACCTCCGGAGCAGCCGGAAACCACTGCCGAAGCCCCGTCCCGCCCCGCAGAGTACGTCGCGGACGTCAGCTTCGATGACCTGAATCTCTCCGAGCCCCTGCGTCGCGGCGTCGCGGAGCGCGGCTACACCCACCCGACCCCCGTCCAGGCCAAGGCCTTCCGGCCCGTCATGGAGGGCCGGGACCTCATCGTGCGCAGCAAGACCGGCACCGGCAAGACGGCCGCCTTCGGCCTGCCCCTGTTGGAAAAGATTCCCGCCGAGGAAAAGGGGGTGCGCGCGCTCATCCTCTGCCCCACCCGCGAGCTGGCGCTCCAGGTGTCCGAGGAGCTCTCCGCCCTGGGCAAGCACAAGGGCGTGAAGGTCGCGGCCATCTACGGCGGCGCCTCCATGAAGCAGCAGGAGGACGCCCTCGAGGAGGGCACGCAGATCATCGTGGGCACGCCCGGCCGGGTGTTCGACCACATCAACCGCGGCAACCTCAAGCTCGAGTCCTGCTCGCACGCGGTGCTGGATGAGGCCGACGAGATGCTCAACCAGGGCTTCTACGAGGAGGTGACGCGCATCCTCGATCGTCTGCCCAAGGACCGGCAGGTGCTGCTCTTCAGCGCCACCGTCCCCACGGACATCCAGAACCTCATCGCCCGCTACACCACCAACGCGGAGACGCTGCTGCTCTCCGGCGACGTCTTCACCGTCGAGCACATCCACCACATCCGCTACGACGTGTCGGATGCCTTCCCCAAGCCGCGCAACCTCATCTACGTGCTGGAGGCGGAGGAGCCGCAGAACGCCATCATCTTCTGCAACACGCGGGATGATACGGCGCTGGTGACGGCGGTGCTCAACCGCAACGGCTTCGACGCGGAGCTGCTCAACGGGGACCTGCCGCAGAAGGAGCGCGAGCGGGTGATGGCCAAGGTGAAGCGGGGCGAGGTGGCCTTCATGGTGGCCACGGACATCGCCGCGCGCGGCATCGACATCTCCGGCCTCGAGTACGTCATCAACTACTCGCTGCCCGAGGATCCGGCCGTCTACCTGCACCGGGTGGGACGCACCGGCCGCATCGGCAACAAGGGCACCGCCATCAACCTCTTCTCCGGCCGCGAGCTGGCCACGTACACCACGCTGGAGAAGAAGTTCGGCATCAAGTTCGAGAAGCGCGAGATGCCCGCGCCCGAGGAGGCCATGCGCCTGTGGGCCGAGCGGCACGTGCGCGAAATCCGCGAGGCCGCCTCCGGCGCCATCTTCGAGGGTTTCCTGCCCCTGACCTCCCAGCTCAAGGGCCGGGCGGACGCGGATGATCTCATCGCCTTCCTGTTGAAGTACTTCTTCAGCCACCTGCGCATGGAGAAGGCCAAGGCCGCCGAGGAGAACGAGCGCCCCGAGCGCGAGGCCCAGGCGAAGCCCGAGGGCCGCCGCCGTGACAAGGAGCGCGAGCGTCCCCGCGACAGGGAGCGCGACCGGGAGAGGCCTCCTCGCCGCGAGGAGCGCCGGGAGGCGCGTGGAGAGTCCGAGTCGCGTGAGCGCGGGGAGCGGGGCGACCGGCGCCGCCGTGAGCGCGGGGAGCGGGGCGATCGTGGCCCCTCGCCGATGGAGGCCGCTCCGGGCGAGGTGAAGCTGTGGGTCAACCTGGGCACCGAGGATGGCCTGGGCCCCGGCAGCATCGTCACCGCCCTGGAGGAGGCTGGAGCCCCCGCCAACAAGGTGATCCGCGCCGAGCTCAAGCCCGGCTTCGCCTATGTCTTCATCGCCCAGGACGACCTGGCCGCCTTCGAGGCCCTCAACGGCAAGCCGTACAAGGACAAGTCGCTGAAGGTGGAGAAGAGCCGGCCACGTGGCGAGCGTGACCCGAACCGGCCGCCGCCCTCCCCCGACGCCGGCCCCGGCGAGGTGAAGCTGAAGTTCAACGTGGGCATGGACGACGGCCTGGACGAGGCGAAGTTCATCGCCGCCCTGGAGGCCGCTGGCGCCCCCGCGGGCAAGGTGAACAAGGCGGTGCTCCGCCCCCGCTACGGCTACGCCTACGTGCCCGAGGCCGAGGCCGCCGCCTTCGAGGCGCTCGACGGCAAGCAGCACGGCGAGAAGGCGCTGAAGGTGGAGCGGCACAGGCCTCGCGGCACCCGCGAGCGCCCGCCGCGTCCGCCCCGCCCCGAGCGCGTCGAGACTCCCGAGGAGCCCGGTCAGGCGCGCCTGTGGGTGGGCCTGGGCCGCTCGGACGTCGCGGACGAGGCCGCCCTCACCAGTGCCCTGGAGACCCTCGGCGCCCCGGCGGGCAAGGTGCAGCGCGTGGAGCTCAAACCCACCTACGCGTACGTCTTCGTCGCCGACGAGGACGTGGCGGCCTTCGAGGCCCTCAACGGCAAGCAGCACGGCGAGAAGGCACTCAAGCTGGAGCGGGCCCGGCGCGGCAGGTAG
- a CDS encoding sigma-70 family RNA polymerase sigma factor, translating to MANGRKKTGGTGTRTRAKKPAAAPPPEDAEVVEAESAEPEPESLEPAPEELEEVEAEVEESPGIPTAALVRAGETGLARTDPLQAYMNEVQRHPLLTREEEVSLARRYRDTGDVQAAYRLVAANLRLVVKLAHEYHRNPLSLLDLVQEGNIGLMQAVKKYDPERGVKLSSYAAWWIRAYILRYIMDNWKMVKLGTTEAQRKLFFKLRQEQEKLMAQGFEVTPKMLAERLNVTEQDVVEMDQRLGHDEMSLDAPVGGDDSGATRMDRFLPSSSVGAEERLGNEELKAVFREKLQEFAKSLEGKERYIFENRLISDEPLTLQDIGDKYGVSRERARQIEAALINRMREYMREHIPDFDLVAVPKS from the coding sequence ATGGCGAATGGGAGGAAGAAAACGGGCGGTACGGGCACCCGGACCCGGGCGAAGAAGCCCGCGGCGGCCCCACCCCCCGAGGATGCCGAGGTGGTGGAGGCAGAATCCGCCGAGCCGGAACCGGAGTCCCTGGAGCCCGCCCCCGAGGAGTTGGAGGAGGTGGAGGCCGAGGTGGAGGAGTCCCCCGGGATTCCCACGGCGGCCCTGGTGAGGGCCGGGGAGACGGGGCTGGCCCGGACGGATCCCCTCCAGGCCTACATGAACGAAGTCCAGCGCCACCCCCTGCTCACCCGGGAGGAGGAGGTGTCACTGGCCAGACGCTACCGTGACACGGGGGACGTGCAGGCGGCCTACCGCCTGGTGGCGGCCAACCTGAGACTGGTGGTGAAGCTGGCCCACGAGTACCACCGCAACCCCCTGTCGCTGCTGGACCTGGTGCAGGAGGGCAACATCGGGCTGATGCAGGCGGTGAAGAAGTATGATCCAGAGCGGGGAGTGAAGCTCAGCTCCTACGCCGCGTGGTGGATACGCGCCTACATCCTGCGTTACATCATGGACAACTGGAAGATGGTGAAGCTGGGGACGACGGAGGCCCAGCGGAAGCTCTTCTTCAAGTTGCGCCAGGAGCAGGAGAAGTTGATGGCGCAGGGCTTCGAGGTGACGCCGAAGATGCTGGCCGAGCGCCTCAACGTCACCGAGCAGGACGTGGTGGAGATGGACCAGCGGCTGGGTCACGACGAGATGTCGCTGGACGCGCCGGTGGGAGGCGACGACTCGGGCGCGACGCGGATGGACCGGTTCCTGCCGTCGTCGTCGGTGGGGGCGGAGGAGCGGCTGGGCAACGAGGAGCTCAAGGCCGTGTTCCGGGAGAAGCTCCAGGAGTTCGCGAAGTCGCTGGAGGGCAAGGAGCGCTACATCTTCGAGAACCGGTTGATCTCCGACGAGCCGCTGACGCTGCAGGACATTGGCGACAAGTACGGGGTGAGCCGCGAGCGTGCGAGGCAGATCGAGGCCGCGCTCATCAACCGGATGCGCGAGTACATGCGCGAGCACATCCCGGACTTCGACCTGGTGGCGGTGCCCAAGAGCTGA